A window of Syntrophorhabdaceae bacterium contains these coding sequences:
- a CDS encoding aldehyde dehydrogenase family protein, whose protein sequence is MAGSFKNFIKGEWIDAAGGQTFQNINPSDLTDILGSFPDSKKDDVDSAVSAAASSFPAWKDMPPAERANIITKAGRIMEDRKEELARTISRENGKTITSALGDVQSGIDMAYFAAGEGRRLYGKTSHSALRKRFAMTKRYPVGVTGIITSWNFPMAITCWKTFPALLCGNTVVLKSEENTPETAVCFAQALEEAGLPAGVLNVIHGTGPVSGEYLTLHPGVSMISFTGSSAVGRIIGKNCAARLAKASLELGGKNGVIVMDDADIDLAVDGVIVGAFSISGQRCTATGRVIVHKTVYDQFTKRLLDKTSRLRVGPGNDPSSEVTPIINRKQFDRVIGYISRAEKEGAGILIGGEPLTGGVYDKGYYISPAVMDRVTPGMEIAREEVFGPVLAVMKADSYADAIEKHNDCPYGLSASLFTKDVNLAFNFFDDAEAGACYINAPTFGSEPHMPFGGVKHSGLGYREAGWAAIEAFSEVKTLYVDYSATIQNVQFVEEE, encoded by the coding sequence ATGGCCGGATCATTTAAAAACTTCATCAAAGGGGAGTGGATCGACGCAGCAGGTGGTCAGACCTTTCAAAACATAAACCCCTCTGACCTGACAGACATCCTCGGCAGCTTTCCGGACTCCAAAAAAGACGATGTGGACAGTGCCGTATCCGCCGCCGCGTCCTCTTTCCCGGCGTGGAAAGACATGCCGCCTGCGGAACGGGCCAATATTATCACGAAGGCCGGCAGGATCATGGAAGACAGGAAGGAAGAACTTGCACGGACAATCTCGCGCGAGAACGGCAAAACCATAACATCTGCCCTGGGAGACGTTCAATCCGGCATAGATATGGCCTACTTTGCCGCGGGCGAAGGAAGGAGATTGTATGGGAAGACATCTCACTCCGCCTTAAGGAAAAGATTTGCCATGACCAAGAGGTATCCGGTAGGGGTAACAGGCATCATTACATCATGGAATTTCCCCATGGCCATTACGTGCTGGAAGACATTCCCCGCGCTCCTGTGCGGGAACACGGTCGTTCTGAAATCAGAGGAAAATACCCCGGAAACCGCCGTGTGTTTTGCGCAGGCCCTTGAAGAGGCGGGTCTCCCTGCCGGAGTGTTGAATGTGATCCACGGTACAGGGCCGGTATCAGGTGAGTACCTCACGCTGCACCCCGGCGTATCGATGATCTCCTTCACCGGTTCGAGCGCCGTAGGAAGGATAATAGGAAAAAACTGTGCCGCGAGGCTCGCAAAGGCATCTCTCGAACTTGGCGGTAAAAACGGGGTGATCGTTATGGATGATGCCGATATTGACCTGGCAGTTGACGGGGTGATCGTCGGCGCCTTCTCCATCTCAGGCCAGAGGTGTACCGCGACCGGCCGCGTTATCGTCCATAAAACAGTATACGATCAATTTACAAAAAGGCTGCTCGACAAAACCTCAAGGCTCAGGGTCGGACCGGGGAATGATCCGTCCTCCGAGGTTACACCGATCATCAACCGGAAACAGTTTGACAGGGTAATCGGATATATCTCGCGGGCCGAAAAGGAAGGTGCCGGGATCCTCATCGGTGGTGAACCGCTCACGGGGGGGGTATATGATAAGGGGTACTATATATCTCCTGCCGTAATGGACAGGGTAACACCCGGGATGGAGATAGCACGGGAAGAGGTCTTTGGGCCGGTCCTCGCCGTGATGAAGGCTGATTCGTACGCAGATGCCATAGAAAAACACAACGACTGCCCCTACGGCCTGTCCGCGTCGCTTTTCACAAAAGACGTGAACCTCGCATTCAATTTTTTTGACGATGCAGAGGCAGGCGCCTGCTACATCAACGCGCCGACTTTCGGTTCAGAACCACACATGCCTTTCGGCGGCGTAAAACACTCAGGTCTCGGCTACCGGGAAGCAGGCTGGGCCGCCATCGAGGCATTCTCGGAGGTCAAGACCCTCTACGTGGATTACAGCGCGACGATCCAGAACGTACAGTTCGTGGAAGAGGAATAG
- a CDS encoding class I SAM-dependent methyltransferase, producing the protein MMKQCRLCGNPLEHRFLSLGNAPLANSNLTDDDLQKAEPFYPLELYVCGKCYLVQLEEFETAKNIFSGDYAYFSSYSESWLCHCKSYTDMIINRFSLDKDSFVLEIASNDGYLLQYFKERGIPILGIEPASNIAAAAMQKGIPTDITFFDSVYAAEMSKSGRRPDLIIGNNVLAHNPDLNDFVGGLRTALGPGGIITMEFPHLLRLMKENQFDTIYHEHFSYFSLYSVQRLFARHGLEVFDVDELPTHGGSLRIYVRHMHDSSKTVSARVGRLIDKERTAGLLDLKTYFDFGEGIESTKRRLLRFLINIKDKGKRIVGYGAPAKGNTLLNYCGIRADFLNYTVDRSPHKQNKYLPGTHIPIRHPDVIKEDKPDYVMVLPWNIKDEVMEQMAYIRDWGGQFVIPIPKVRVYG; encoded by the coding sequence ATGATGAAACAATGCAGGCTTTGCGGCAATCCCTTAGAACACCGTTTCCTGTCCCTCGGCAACGCACCTCTGGCAAATTCGAACCTCACCGACGACGACCTGCAGAAGGCAGAACCATTTTACCCGCTGGAGCTTTATGTCTGCGGGAAGTGTTATCTGGTGCAGCTTGAAGAGTTCGAAACCGCGAAGAATATCTTTTCCGGGGATTATGCCTATTTTTCTTCATATTCCGAAAGCTGGCTTTGCCACTGCAAGTCATATACCGATATGATCATCAATAGGTTCAGCCTCGATAAAGATTCTTTTGTGCTTGAGATAGCGAGCAATGACGGGTATCTCCTGCAATATTTCAAGGAACGCGGCATACCGATCCTCGGCATCGAACCGGCGTCGAATATCGCCGCAGCAGCGATGCAAAAGGGGATCCCGACGGATATCACCTTTTTCGATAGCGTCTATGCAGCAGAGATGTCAAAAAGCGGAAGGCGGCCTGACCTGATAATAGGCAATAACGTGCTCGCCCATAACCCTGACCTCAATGATTTCGTCGGGGGCCTGAGGACCGCGCTGGGACCCGGAGGGATCATCACCATGGAGTTTCCCCACCTGCTCAGGCTGATGAAGGAGAACCAGTTCGATACGATCTATCATGAACATTTTTCATATTTTTCCCTTTACAGCGTGCAGAGGCTCTTTGCCCGTCACGGGCTTGAAGTTTTTGATGTCGACGAGCTTCCGACGCACGGGGGATCGCTGCGCATCTACGTGAGACACATGCACGACAGTTCAAAAACCGTTTCGGCAAGGGTCGGACGTTTGATAGACAAGGAGAGGACGGCGGGTCTCCTGGACCTGAAGACCTATTTCGATTTCGGGGAGGGCATAGAATCGACGAAAAGAAGGCTCCTCCGATTTCTTATCAACATCAAGGATAAAGGCAAGCGCATTGTGGGATACGGGGCGCCGGCCAAAGGCAATACCCTCCTCAACTATTGCGGGATAAGGGCTGATTTTCTCAATTATACGGTAGACCGGAGTCCGCACAAACAAAACAAGTATTTGCCCGGCACTCATATACCGATAAGGCACCCCGACGTCATCAAAGAAGATAAACCCGACTACGTTATGGTCCTGCCGTGGAACATCAAAGACGAGGTGATGGAACAGATGGCATACATACGGGACTGGGGTGGACAATTTGTAATACCGATCCCGAAGGTCAGGGTGTACGGCTGA
- a CDS encoding transketolase C-terminal domain-containing protein, whose translation MDVSFIPYEEFEHIRSLKRINTFRRLEIISSMCRLNTLSAIKRAGSGHIGSSFSSMDIFVYLYLHELNTLSSGPDNPDRDVFFSSKGHDAPGLYSVLMAAGILKFDNLLTLRRLGGLEGHPIITTPGIEANTGSLGMGISKAKGVAFAKRLRNNGGRVFVLTGDGELQEGQVWESLQSAAHQGLNNICAIIDFNKIQTDRPVSEVMELKNLEARLRASGWYVKRCSGHDFRGLAKAFRQFQNITDSPRVLIADTVKGKGVPFMEGLEDGLYKWHSGAPDDGSYVQAQQELIGTINRLRDDAGIGAVTVVSPEPADSVPYPLSGERVVNAYSEALLEAGAKRQDILVLDADLSADCGTRAFERVFPERFIENGIAEQDMVSMAGGLALQGFLPIVHSFSVFLASRANEQIFNNATEDTKIIYVCNYAGLLPAGPGVSHQGVRDISLFSALPNCVAVEPCNALETKRLLDWCIFEAKDNCLLRLSIFPSPGPVTLPDDYMPSCGAGITVHEGNDAILFAYGPVMVHEAIMAAGILKAKGVSIRVVNMPWLNRIDREWFDKIIDSYREIFVMDNHSSKGGLGDTVLETLNASTGVGQKRIYKLGIEGYPACGTPIEALQYHGLDRDSLAIKVQAVLRHSS comes from the coding sequence ATGGACGTCTCCTTTATCCCTTATGAAGAATTCGAGCACATCAGGTCGCTGAAAAGGATCAACACCTTCAGGCGGCTGGAGATCATAAGCTCCATGTGCAGGCTCAATACCCTCTCTGCGATCAAGAGGGCGGGCTCCGGTCATATCGGGAGCAGCTTCAGCTCCATGGATATCTTTGTCTACCTTTACCTCCATGAACTGAATACCCTTTCCTCCGGTCCTGACAATCCGGACAGGGATGTCTTTTTCTCATCAAAGGGCCATGATGCCCCGGGCCTCTATTCGGTACTTATGGCGGCAGGGATTCTAAAATTCGACAACCTCCTCACCTTAAGAAGGCTTGGCGGTCTTGAAGGTCACCCGATAATCACTACGCCTGGCATAGAGGCGAATACAGGCTCGCTCGGCATGGGCATATCAAAGGCAAAGGGTGTTGCCTTCGCGAAAAGACTCAGGAATAACGGCGGAAGGGTATTTGTGCTCACCGGTGACGGCGAGCTTCAGGAAGGTCAGGTCTGGGAATCGCTCCAGAGCGCGGCACACCAGGGACTGAACAACATCTGCGCTATTATTGACTTTAATAAAATACAGACCGACAGGCCTGTAAGCGAAGTCATGGAGCTGAAAAACCTTGAGGCACGACTGAGGGCATCGGGGTGGTACGTAAAACGATGCAGCGGTCACGATTTCCGGGGATTGGCCAAAGCCTTCAGACAATTTCAGAACATTACAGATTCCCCCAGGGTGCTCATCGCGGACACCGTGAAAGGCAAGGGTGTGCCGTTCATGGAGGGTCTGGAAGACGGCCTCTACAAATGGCACTCCGGTGCGCCTGACGATGGATCCTACGTACAGGCACAGCAGGAACTCATCGGCACGATCAACCGCCTGAGGGACGATGCAGGCATAGGCGCGGTAACCGTAGTCAGTCCCGAACCGGCTGATAGCGTCCCCTACCCGCTATCCGGTGAAAGGGTCGTAAACGCTTACAGTGAGGCCCTGCTTGAGGCAGGCGCGAAAAGACAGGACATCCTCGTCCTCGACGCCGACCTTTCAGCCGATTGCGGGACGCGCGCCTTTGAAAGAGTATTCCCCGAACGTTTTATCGAAAACGGCATCGCCGAACAGGACATGGTCTCCATGGCAGGCGGGCTGGCCCTCCAGGGCTTCCTGCCGATAGTGCATTCATTCTCTGTCTTTCTCGCATCAAGGGCCAACGAGCAGATATTCAACAATGCCACGGAAGACACAAAGATAATCTACGTCTGCAACTATGCCGGTCTGCTGCCTGCAGGCCCCGGGGTCTCGCATCAGGGCGTCCGCGACATATCGCTCTTCAGCGCGCTGCCGAACTGCGTTGCCGTCGAACCCTGCAACGCCCTGGAGACAAAAAGGCTCCTTGACTGGTGCATCTTTGAGGCGAAAGATAACTGTCTCCTCAGGCTCTCCATCTTCCCATCCCCAGGACCGGTAACCCTGCCGGATGATTATATGCCGTCCTGCGGCGCGGGGATCACGGTACATGAAGGCAATGACGCTATACTCTTTGCGTACGGCCCTGTCATGGTCCATGAAGCGATCATGGCAGCCGGTATCCTCAAGGCAAAGGGGGTATCGATAAGGGTCGTCAATATGCCATGGCTGAACCGCATCGACCGGGAATGGTTTGATAAGATTATCGATTCATACCGGGAGATCTTTGTCATGGACAACCATTCGTCGAAGGGTGGATTGGGGGATACGGTCCTTGAGACACTGAACGCCTCGACAGGGGTTGGACAAAAAAGGATCTATAAACTGGGGATCGAAGGATACCCGGCATGCGGTACGCCCATCGAAGCCCTTCAATATCACGGTCTCGACAGGGACAGCCTCGCGATAAAAGTCCAGGCAGTTTTGAGACATTCGTCATGA
- a CDS encoding NAD(P)-dependent oxidoreductase, producing MKVLVTGSEGYIGSMLVSCLIDAGHTVTGLDSCYFDNRRFIGERPHYRLIRRDVRDVNISEIKGHDMVCHLAALSNDPAGDLTPGVTEDINHLGTALFAEKAKKAGVRRFVFSSSCSMYGEGDVSGYLTEEAGFNPVTAYARSKVLAERDLSRLADDDFSPVYLRNATVFGVSPKLRLDLVVNNLVALAHTTKAIAMTSDGTPWRPLVHVRDVCLAFRCALGAPRSAIHNQAFNIGRTDTNHRIREIAEKIGAVMKDAEITFGRSNADNPDKRTYRVSFEKAAQHLPGFVPAWSLEDGINEVYEGCKRFGLKREHLGGDEFITLNRYRRLLLEGMIRPDFRWVEA from the coding sequence ATGAAGGTGCTCGTGACGGGAAGTGAAGGCTATATCGGCTCAATGCTGGTGTCCTGCCTGATCGATGCAGGCCACACAGTGACGGGCCTCGACTCATGCTATTTCGACAACCGGAGGTTCATCGGTGAAAGGCCGCACTATCGATTGATCAGACGCGACGTGCGCGACGTCAATATATCCGAGATCAAGGGCCACGATATGGTGTGCCACCTTGCGGCGCTGTCCAATGATCCGGCAGGGGACCTCACCCCCGGCGTCACTGAAGATATCAATCACCTCGGCACCGCCCTGTTCGCTGAAAAGGCAAAAAAGGCAGGCGTCAGGAGGTTCGTCTTTTCCAGTTCGTGCAGCATGTACGGCGAAGGGGACGTCTCCGGGTATCTCACCGAAGAGGCCGGGTTTAACCCCGTGACCGCCTACGCGCGCTCAAAGGTCCTGGCAGAAAGGGACCTGTCGCGCCTCGCTGATGACGACTTCTCGCCTGTATATCTACGCAATGCTACAGTGTTCGGGGTCTCTCCCAAGCTGCGGCTGGACCTTGTGGTCAACAATCTGGTTGCGCTGGCGCATACGACGAAGGCCATAGCGATGACGTCCGACGGCACGCCATGGAGGCCGCTGGTGCACGTAAGGGATGTTTGCCTTGCGTTCAGGTGCGCCCTGGGGGCGCCGCGATCAGCAATACACAACCAGGCCTTCAATATCGGGAGGACCGACACGAACCACCGGATCAGGGAGATCGCCGAAAAGATCGGCGCCGTCATGAAGGACGCGGAAATAACCTTCGGCAGGAGCAATGCGGACAACCCCGACAAAAGGACTTACAGGGTCAGCTTCGAAAAGGCAGCGCAGCATCTCCCCGGCTTTGTCCCTGCATGGTCGCTGGAAGACGGGATCAACGAGGTCTATGAAGGCTGTAAACGGTTTGGCCTTAAAAGAGAGCACCTCGGAGGAGATGAGTTCATCACCTTGAACAGGTACAGGAGATTACTCCTTGAGGGCATGATCAGACCCGATTTCAGATGGGTGGAGGCGTGA
- the rfbF gene encoding glucose-1-phosphate cytidylyltransferase: MMPDRDHNNDSIKVVILCGGSGTRLREETEFRPKPMVNIGNRPILWHIMKIYSHYGFKDFILCLGYKGEMIKEYFLNYEVLNSDFTIELGNGKNLRLHNCHEEKDWRITLADTGDKTLKGARLKMVERYLDGDTFMVTYGDGLADVDLNALLGFHHSHGKLATVTGVNPASRFGELKIKGDRVESFSEKPEISKDFINGGFFVFNKAVLDYLSVKDGCDLEIGPLEKIAGDGHLIVNKHQGSWACMDTLRDMEYLNRLWDEGRAFWKVWEDRT, encoded by the coding sequence ATGATGCCTGACAGGGATCATAATAATGACAGTATCAAGGTGGTTATCCTCTGCGGCGGATCGGGGACCCGTCTCCGCGAAGAGACGGAGTTCAGGCCGAAGCCCATGGTCAATATAGGCAACCGCCCTATCCTCTGGCACATCATGAAGATCTATTCCCATTACGGTTTTAAAGATTTCATACTCTGTCTCGGATACAAGGGTGAGATGATCAAGGAATACTTTCTTAACTACGAGGTCCTGAACAGCGATTTTACCATCGAGCTCGGGAACGGGAAAAACCTCCGGCTCCACAACTGCCACGAAGAAAAGGACTGGCGCATAACCCTTGCAGATACCGGGGACAAGACGTTGAAAGGCGCCAGGCTGAAGATGGTCGAAAGATATCTCGACGGCGACACCTTTATGGTTACTTACGGTGACGGCCTTGCAGACGTGGACCTCAATGCGCTCCTCGGGTTTCATCACAGCCACGGCAAACTGGCGACCGTGACGGGCGTGAATCCGGCGTCACGCTTTGGTGAATTGAAGATAAAGGGCGACAGGGTCGAAAGCTTCTCTGAAAAACCCGAGATCAGCAAGGACTTCATAAACGGCGGTTTCTTTGTTTTCAACAAGGCCGTCCTGGATTACCTTTCAGTCAAGGATGGGTGCGACCTTGAGATCGGTCCATTGGAAAAGATTGCCGGTGATGGTCACCTCATAGTCAATAAACACCAGGGGTCGTGGGCATGTATGGATACTTTAAGGGATATGGAGTACCTGAACAGGCTGTGGGACGAAGGCAGGGCGTTCTGGAAGGTCTGGGAGGACAGGACATGA
- a CDS encoding SDR family oxidoreductase: MKEGQTIYDKFSLSGRIAIITGASGQLGGEYTKTLLAAGASVAAFDINPGNPKSTIRNIQSNKLITVAVDITRKDSLQKGLQEVIDSFGNPSILINNAAIDAPPDASEQDTGPFESYSEYAWDSMIDVNLKGTFLCCQVIGDHFARHGGGTIINISSIYGMLSPDQRIYKYRPKPFFKPVAYSVSKSGILNLTRYLATYWASQGVRVNTLTLAGVFNNQDETFLGNYTSKVPMGRMANPDEYNGAILFLSSDASSYMTGSNLIIDGGFSSW; the protein is encoded by the coding sequence ATGAAGGAAGGCCAGACTATTTACGATAAATTTTCCCTGTCCGGCAGGATTGCCATTATAACGGGCGCGTCGGGACAGCTTGGCGGAGAGTATACGAAAACCTTGCTGGCAGCAGGTGCCTCCGTCGCTGCCTTCGATATCAACCCCGGTAATCCAAAGTCAACCATCCGGAATATTCAATCGAATAAACTCATAACCGTTGCTGTCGATATCACCAGGAAGGATTCTCTTCAAAAAGGGCTGCAGGAGGTCATCGACAGTTTTGGCAATCCTTCCATACTTATCAACAACGCCGCGATTGACGCGCCGCCTGACGCCTCCGAACAAGATACAGGACCTTTTGAAAGCTATTCCGAATACGCCTGGGACAGTATGATCGACGTCAACCTGAAGGGGACCTTTCTCTGCTGCCAGGTTATAGGCGATCACTTTGCAAGGCATGGCGGGGGAACCATCATTAATATATCATCCATCTACGGGATGCTCTCTCCTGACCAGAGGATCTATAAATACCGGCCGAAGCCCTTCTTTAAGCCTGTCGCTTACTCTGTCTCCAAGTCAGGCATACTCAACTTAACGCGATACCTTGCCACGTACTGGGCATCTCAGGGTGTACGGGTCAATACGCTGACACTCGCAGGGGTCTTCAACAACCAGGACGAAACCTTCCTCGGCAACTATACATCAAAGGTCCCTATGGGCCGCATGGCAAATCCTGACGAATACAACGGCGCCATACTGTTCCTTTCTTCAGACGCCTCATCATATATGACCGGAAGCAACCTGATCATTGACGGAGGGTTCAGCAGCTGGTAA
- a CDS encoding dTDP-4-dehydrorhamnose 3,5-epimerase family protein, producing MGRDFRGQSMIFTETRLKGAYLIDLEPFRDERGLFARSFCEREFDEHGLKAGFVQCNISCNESAGTLRGLHYQAHPYGEARLVHCLRGAVYDVIVDLRRDSPTRFEWVGVILRGFDPDETNPAGALPRLQPDVPVHHMVYIPEGFAHGFQTLSSNTGILYHMSQFYHPEAARGIRWDDPLLRIRWPYQEVIASEKDRSYVFLDEKDFR from the coding sequence ATGGGACGGGATTTCCGGGGGCAGTCGATGATCTTCACTGAAACAAGGCTGAAGGGTGCCTATCTGATCGATCTGGAACCGTTCAGGGACGAACGCGGCCTTTTCGCACGGAGCTTTTGCGAAAGGGAATTCGATGAGCATGGCCTGAAGGCCGGCTTTGTACAGTGCAATATATCGTGCAATGAAAGTGCGGGGACATTAAGGGGTCTCCACTACCAGGCACACCCCTACGGGGAGGCCAGGCTGGTCCATTGTCTGCGGGGGGCCGTATATGACGTGATCGTTGATCTGCGCCGGGACTCACCTACACGTTTCGAGTGGGTGGGCGTTATCCTCCGCGGATTCGATCCTGATGAGACAAACCCGGCAGGGGCCCTGCCCCGCTTGCAGCCTGACGTACCGGTCCATCACATGGTCTATATCCCCGAAGGGTTTGCGCACGGCTTCCAGACATTAAGCAGCAATACCGGGATATTGTATCATATGTCCCAATTCTACCACCCGGAGGCGGCGAGGGGTATACGGTGGGATGATCCGCTGCTTCGGATCAGGTGGCCGTACCAGGAAGTGATTGCTTCGGAAAAGGACAGGTCCTATGTCTTTCTCGATGAGAAGGACTTTCGATGA